ttttgattgaattttcgtgaAACACCGCCGTCGGCCGATGGGGGACGGAAAAATCCCAACACCCGCGTACTGTTCACcccattttttgattttctgtaaATCAAAGTTCGATTTTGATAGCACAGGGTCGAAGCTCTCGTCGATACAAGAAAAACGAGTCACGAATCGCCGTCGGGGGCCGCCGGACGCGCCGCCACTCGCGGCCGGAACAGACTGGGGTCGTCGGCGTGTGCATACGGTCTCCATCGGGCGAGTGCATCACACGTGCTATTTCTGTCCCAGGCGCATGCGATGCATGCGCGGAAGCCTGGCGCGTGCCAACTGACGTCATAGTGACATCAGCCATGCACGCGCGTGGCATGTGCTGGTCGGTTCGTCTGACTAGCTCGATCGATCCGACCCGGCCTCATAGGCCCGAATTTATTTTTGTGtcgcaaaaaaatttaaggtcgacacaataaaaaaaaaaagaaaaaaagacacaaaaaaattgaattgataaatttatgataattttaccccaaattatctttatttaccaccaaaaaaaaatccttaaattagTACATCCATAATAAATATACCTTAactagtttctattaaattctACCGTTAAACTGCCGATATTGATGATAtttattagtttgagatgtacCAGTCTGTGGTAAAACTAATGTGCGATAAATTCGTCGtaaaatgtattaatttagagtttttagtgATTAGAAAATTAGTTTTAGGAAAATTTATCAGAAGTGTACCGGTTagagatttttcgtgatattaatctaaaattctaaattgatacgTACATGCCGTATTTATTCCGAACTCGCCATTAtgtcacgaaaaatctcaaaccacaGTGCTTATGCCACATTTACCACAATTTCACTATAAGATTTCCTTAAATTTGCCATCGGTGTATTTTCAGTGAcacgaaaaaaataatttgagataaacGATAAGAATGGTATTAGTAGTTTCGGAtaaattgttatatatatatactaatttgagatttctgATTACATTAGTTCAAATGAGGAAAGACATGCATTTTCTAAACGTTTAAAACCTATTCTTCTAGGCACCATAAATTCCCTGTCCCGTAGAGTGCTCCGTCGATGTCTCGACTTAATCTCAATCAATGAGTCGCACCTCTTTCATGCGTGTGTCGGCAACTGAAAAAAAAGTTGATCCAGACACCGAGTGGAGCACCGTGCAGATTTAACGCTTCCATCCTTCTTTTACGGGGATGGTGTTGGGCCGGCCGGTGGGCCTTGAGTTTTTGGGCCTGATGTAAGTTTCTGGTGGGCTCGTTTTATAGGGTCAAGTGTTGTGGGCTTTTCCTCAGACTCTGGAGCTCGTCCATGCTCACGCTCTGGCCGAACTAAATTAAAGGTAATATAGAAGCTAGTCCCTCTACCTCCGCGCCGCTTCACTTGTCTTTTCAACCGTGGAAGCATGTAAATGAGGTACGCATCGACGGTCAAGAAATGTCGAGACGTGCGTAGGAATAAAGATGTCAATGGATTGGTAGGACGTCGAGGCACGTCTACTCTGTCCCGACTAGGCAATATCGGGTTGATTTGGCTTCGTCCAGTTCGGTTTCGGTCATCACTTTATTATATCATCCTTTCAATAGCTTGATGGtctttgatgatgatgatgataataataaagtcattttGGTAATTTAATGCACTTTTTTTAGAAGTTTGTGCTTAACGCTTTAATGATtgagggcgtgtttggtaaccattctgttctcgaaaataatttttactcgtaaataatttttttttattccgctcccgagaataatttctgagttttTAAAAACGTTTTGTTACTGTTCAAAATGTCTACTCTCAATATAGAAATGCGTTTTGTTGGATTTTAagattcttttgtttctttttatttattaatgcttttatcatttttttttctatgttttctcttttcctttttccttttccttttcaaatcttATTAGTAAGGGGTGACTGGATTTTCATCATGATTGGAGAATAACTTTTGGAGTAGACGCATGGCCTTTTTGGCGTGTGTAGAAACAAGTAATTTTTCCGGGATAACTTTGTTTTCCTTCAAATTCGGTACAAGTAATTTGGTCATACACAAACGAAATCATTAAAAGTTCATTGTGATATAACTCAATGTCAAGTGGATCATCCATTTCCGCAATTTTGATAAGATGGGATCATCCACCTTCCAGATTGAATACCAGTGGGGCTTCTAATCGCAACCCAAGACTTGCTGGTGTAGGGAATttattgagaaatgaaaggagtAGCTGAGTTGGTGGTTTTGCTACATTCATAGGAATATGTTTGTCGACACAAGCAAAACGGCCTAGTGGTCGGAACGCAGCTTCACAAAACGACTTGGATTTCATAAGATCATTACTGAGATCGACTTTAAAGCCATTCTTTTCTTATTAGCCTTGAGCACATGATTAATAATGATGGCCCTACTTTGCTTAAAGATATTAGAAGACAATTGCACTCTCACTTTGAGTTTAAAGTGCTGTATAactttcaaaaaggaaattgttcTGCTGACTGGTTTGCTAATCTTGAAATCGATAAGTGCTTAGAtactaatttcttttcattacccCAACTGCATCGAACAAATGGGGACCTGTTATCAAGACAACATCCTCACTAAATTGACGGCTTTATTACTTTAGTCAACAAACAAATTGGCACCATAAAAATGTCCGAATTGAGAGTGGGTCCATATACCTTGCAAGTCCTCACAGGAAGTAGGCCAGCAGCTTGCATCTAATCAAATAGCTTCTCTGCAGCTTCAGGTCTGCCACCATGGAATAAGGCACCGATCAGAATGTTAAATGTGACGGCATTTGCATTGAACCTGTGAAGAGCTCTATTGACTCATCGAACTTTTTAGCATTGCAGTGTGCATCTATTTCGGTGTTGCAATTATAAACATTGGGCGAGCAGTTTTGTTCACCATCAGTTTGAGCAACTTAGCATAATTGATATGATGTGTGAGGCAACAACCGTCCGTCGATATGTTCATGTAACTACATCAGGCTCTACACCTCCTTGACTCATCCCATCAACGACGCATTTTGCTCTGGTTGCCATCCCTTATATACAAAGTGCCCTGACCTCAGGGGAGAAAGTTCGAACGTCTGGGATTACCCTCCTTTGCACCCTATCGATCAAAAGCCTTCTAGCCTCTACGCGTTTAACGGAACTGCATAGACACTCAACCAACGAGGAATAAGTAACAGCATCCGCGACGTAGCCTTCCCACACCATCCGCTCGAACAAAACCAGAGCTTCTCTCCACCGACCCTGATGAGTCGCGCTGTGAATCAGGTAGCTGTAAGTCAACAAATCAGGCCGGACAACTTTCCTGACCATCTTGATCGACAGAGCAAGAGCTTCTATCCACCGGCCTAAATAGCATAGACCCCAATCAAGGAATTGTATGGGATGACATCCGGTTCGACACCTCTACCGACCATATCCTCCTTACAGCGAACGTCGATCACGGTATTGTAGGCGACCACATTCAGCCTGCAATTCTGCCTTTCCCACTTTCTCAGCAACTCCATCGCCAGACCTCTATCCTCCTTCCCCAACGCGCCTTTCAGAATGGCCGCCTACGTGTACGCGGCTGGGCCTCAACCCATGGTCTCCCATTTCGTCCGCCAGCCTCACCGCCCGATCCCTCTCTCCGCCCTCGCACTGCCCGTTGATCGGCGTGTTCAGCATCACCGAGTTGACCTCGAACCCGAGCTTCAAGACCCTGCCCAGAACTGCGAAACCCAGCTCCCACGGCATAGACAGTTCATCAGAATCCCCCAAGCGGCATAGACAGTTCATCAGAATCCCCCAGATGTAGACATTCAAGCCCACCCCGCGAGAACCCATGTCCTCGATCAAAGCGACGGCGGCACAGTAATGCCTCATCCGAACCGCTCCTTCATGGGAGGCAGAGGTCGCATCTCGACGCTCGCGTCGAAGTGGGACACGGCATCGAGAAGCCTCCCGAAACCGCCGCCGGCTCTAGATTCGCCGTGCGCGCAGCTCACTGATGGATCAGAACAACCAACGGGACGAACCCTGCTCGAACTAGCGCACGACCTGCGGAAGCGAAACGAGCGAATGAAGACGGAGCAGAGGGAGATCGCGCTCCTCCCGGAAAACATCGACTCGAGGAATTGGGTGCGATGAACTCCACGAGCGTCGTCACCTGAACGTCGGCACGCTCCTCTCAGTCCTCGTCACTCCGCTCTCCCGCTCTTCGCCGCCGCCGACATTTTCACGCGTGAGCTCTGTTCTGAGCTTCCATGGGCCCTTTTCTGCTCTTGAAATTCCTTCATGAATTggggcccggcccggcccaagAGAGCTCGAGTTCAAGAcccaaaaggaaagagaaagaaataaaataaggaaaaaataggaagatattcagagaataattgaggAGTTACTTAGGATccgttcgtttcatggaaaatatcacatttccggaaaatattttctaagaagtcatttttcaaaagaatgaCTTTTGATATTCAATTGGAACCCAAAATTTGAGTGGAGAATGTTTTTTATTGTTcgttatctaatttgattttttgacaaaaattaccaaaataattaaattttaatatttttaattgacaaaaaattaattttattttgtgtatatttaaaaatttgaatttttaattatttttatttttaaaaatcgaatttttgttatttttaatttttcttttctcccctcgtctttcctcctccttcctcgcCGCCGCGTGCCTTGACATGGCCGGCTGTCCGGCGGCCGACCAAGACGCGATCGTTAGATCTCGGCGAGCTTAGGCTTGGCCGATCCAAGCGAGCCGTGAGCTCGTCGGGCTAAAGGATGCGGCTTGCCCGGATTGAGCAAGCCGCAAGCTCGTCGACCCGATCCAAGCGAGCCGAGCTTCGCCaaggccggcgagctcgagcctcgcccttGTCGGATCGGCCTTAGGCGAGGCTAGAGTTGGCCTATGGCGGGTCACGGTGGCCGCCACCTTGGTCGGCCACCggtcaaggaagaagaaaaggaaaagaattaaaaactcgattttttttaaaaaaagaagaagaagaggagggaaaataaagaaaacaaaaaataatttgaattgaaaaataaaaaaaggaaaaagtgaggGTTTATAAGGGGTGAGGGTTTTATGTTCCTCATTTTAgggttccaacaggttttttttttttttcatttttagttttgaaaAACGAAAATGACAGCAATGATAAATGATTATCAAAACTAAATGATTCTGCAAAGACTCATAGTACATACATAGGAATGAGCTTTTGAAGCTACTTTGAGTCATTGACTATCTATGCATGACAATatgatttacttttcctatgaGACCGAAAGTATATGGAACATCAAGGCCAACCTCCGGAGGAGTAATGAACCGAACTGTTGGACCGTGTTTCCAATTCCAACTTCATAATAGTATTTAATGTGTACTGCAAGTAAACAGAATAAACATCAGTTACATTTACCAAATTTTGCAAACCAGGcaccaaaaaattaatatttctgGAGGAATTTAGAAATTTACCATCAAGTTTTTCAAGGTGCAATGGTGGATGTAACCAGAAGTATAATTGTAGAACTTATAATGATTAACTTTgccctttgcctttttcttgtGCTTGCTGTTTTCACTCCAATAACGCACTGCCCTGGACCCAGGTTCATCCGGAGTCACCCATGACACAATCACTCCTTTTCCCACATGATCTCCTTGGGTAATATGTACCTAAAGACTCGCgccaaaatcaaaaccaaatcaaaaaCCACAACGGAAGTGCTGGTCTTCCCTCCATTGCACAAATCAGCCCCATTCAAAACGAACAAGAACAGCCCCAACAATAGCCATTGAACAGCAAGATGAAGATCCCGTAACAGCCATCTTGGTCTTATTTTAGGATACGGAAGAACCTATGGACACAACCCCCACAAATTCCCTTCCCTCACTATTTATGTTTTCAGGGCACACAAGCATGACACTCACATCTCATAAATCAACCAAATAAAGCTAAAATGTTAGATTTTTTAAGAGCAGAAACCAAGAGATTAGATGGAAAATATTCTCGGTGTCGAGGGCAAGGTATCAAGGGACGTCGGGCATTTTCTAGCGGGCGTGAGGGGCCGAGCGAGGGACCGAGGGCGTTGAGGGAGCCGTGCGGCGTCGAGGGGGTCGAGGGGCCGAGTCGGCAGCGTCGAGGGACCGAGAGGCGTCGAGGGGGGCCGGAGCGCGGACATCGAAAATTCAAGGGCGTCGAAAACGTTTCGAGGGACCTCGAGGGGCACGGACGGCGCGGAAGTGGGTATTGGTTCTAGGGAGTGGGGCGGCGGTgcggtggtgggtgaagcaagaggaaggaaggaagaagaagaagaagaagaagaaggagaggagaagaaacgagagggggaaagaggagagagaaagaaaagaaaaagttgggggcGGGTGActtcggttccggttcggtttctatgggaaccggaaccggaaccggaacgcCGGTTCCTAGAAAAGGGATTTTtagggaaattttattttctatttttcaaaagtggaaaataagaaaactttTTCCCTTGATGGAAAAATCAAGGTCATTTTCtatcggaaaacgttttctcggaagttattttctatgaaacgaacgggtcttatttttaaattttcttttcttttcttttgttcttttttttttaaatcatccaTAGAAAATCATTCAAATCAGCAAACTATAATAATAGGCATTGATTAACCCAGTTAATTTTATTAAGAAGCATGATAGATACAGTAAATCatttttagaatatatttttgagatcatttattttattcGAAACAATCACGTccatatttaaaaatataaagagTCATCTCGGAGATGCCGAATGCAACTTAGCAAAATCCCTTTCGGCGCAATATGCATCAAATTCATTGGATGCCCAATTAACTATGTGACATTTGTCGAGTAAACGGAACCAAAATGCTAATTTTATATCGAACTTCCTCTGGTGATAAATAAATCGGGAATGTCAGCATGAATCGTCCAGACGTAGATACGGGtgatgtattttattttattcctcgGCAGTGCACGCTCGCCATTTGAGTCCATCTTGGCTTCTTGTTGCTTTCAATTCGGCCAGTGTCAGACAAATCTTGGGAGTCAATGTTGGGTAAAGAAGAGTGGCCAACTCCTATTTGGATTCGAATGACCTTTTGATATTAATATTCAAATTATCCTTCTCGCTTAATTAGCAAAAATCGGTATTTGGCAAATTGTAGAAGAAATGGGGCCGAAatcattttaatatttaaatgcgtTGTGTTAAGACGCGTGCTTGTCTATTTATATACTAAAAGAAGCCGTATCTAACTATCCATTgcttaaatgtcaaaaaagatgcctgaaaaaaaataaaaaaataaagaagaaataacctGTTACGAAACATGCTGGACATCTAAGCGAGTTTCAAAGTATTCAAAATAGAAAGTAGGCGATTCCATTgagttttcgatttcttcttagACACTAAGCACGTATCCAATTTCGCAGAAAGAGAAAACTAGATTTTTGGTAtgtctttgtttaattttcgGCTTCGTACCAACCATaattttcctctaatttttttaaaaattagattaggGTTTCGAAAATCATTAAAGGATATATAAAAAGCTAAGTTATTAcggccttttcctttttcctttttttttttataatcattttggctAGAAGGTACCAAACGCTAAAAAcacaatttatttatattaggGAGAAGGGAGAAAAGTATTGCAACATGCCTTTCTCCgtgaaaagcaagaaaaagaccTCCTTCctagttagtaaataaaaaaatcgaaaaagaggaaaatgaaatggaataaataataataaataaaaattccaagCAGTAATGTTTACGCTACAAGAGGCAAGGGGGACCCCACAAATTACCAAACAACATCGAAACAGATAATCAAAATTATCATTTAATGAATAGTTATTTTTCCTAATTCAAGTAAATCCATTAATTATTCTCTCTTCAAAATCTCATAATTTGAGtaagtttatttattattttcttttcaaaatctcttcaatttgATCTACTTCTTTTTTGGATTTCGCATGCCATCAAAGGTTTGCTTGACTCTCGGACAAATAGGCTTTTGGGATTAGGTTTTCTTCATTTACGGGGAATCGTCGGGTCGGGTCTATGTGAAAAACCTGACCGACCCGACAAGAAATCGGGTCAATAGGTGGATCCGACCaattccaaaataaataaagggaagGAAACTCTCGAAGAAGAAGCGGCGCTAGGATTTCTGTCTGAATCGGGCACAGaatgagaaggaggaggagggagagatgtGGAGGATCAAGCCACAGaatgagaaggaggaggagggagagatgtGGAGGATCAAGCCAGAAGACATGGGTCGGGCAGAGGAGGCGAAGCGGTTCATGGTGAACTACTACAGGACGTTCGACACGAATCGGGCGGGCTTGGTGAACCTGTACCGGGAAGAGTCGGTGCTGAACTTCGACGGCCGGGAGATCAAGGGCAAGGAGGCCATCCTCGCCAAACTCACCTCCCTTCCGCAGTGCCACCACGAAATCGCCGAGTTCAAGTGCATGCCCTACCGGACCGGCAGCGTGCTCATCTCCGTCTACGGCGAGACCTGGGTAGGGGGTCAGAATGTCATGGCGGACGCCCTTACTTCAAATCAGGTCTCTCTtccatttatatttttataattttaaattccTTTTTTG
This region of Eucalyptus grandis isolate ANBG69807.140 chromosome 8, ASM1654582v1, whole genome shotgun sequence genomic DNA includes:
- the LOC104415278 gene encoding nuclear transport factor 2B, which translates into the protein MWRIKPQNEKEEEGEMWRIKPEDMGRAEEAKRFMVNYYRTFDTNRAGLVNLYREESVLNFDGREIKGKEAILAKLTSLPQCHHEIAEFKCMPYRTGSVLISVYGETWVGGQNVMADALTSNQTFLLMPAPEGSFCVGTQIWRPFDLNKVRTPPPASKPTPTFAFLMSTLTSPPPPPPPMSAFVLHCLCSSHRRADVRHDIASLCLGTSTAHGRLDIK